One region of Thiorhodovibrio frisius genomic DNA includes:
- the bioH gene encoding pimeloyl-ACP methyl ester esterase BioH: MSPDPLVLLHGWGMNPAIWSSLPDSLAAGRERCALALPGHAGAPWQPDWTRLPDWADACLAQAPEQAIWLGWSLGGLVALQAARQASKRVKALILISSTPRFTRAVDWQVAMPEETLAQFHSTLLEDTNATLQRFLTLQVRGSDEAPKLLKQLRLALKTAPVAQPEALGIGLDLLRDEDLRGPLPDIRQPTLWLFGERDTLVPAAVAKRITILHPQAQVECLQGAGHAPFLSHAQAVSELIHGFLSEVVS, encoded by the coding sequence ATGAGCCCTGACCCGCTCGTTTTATTGCATGGCTGGGGCATGAACCCGGCCATCTGGTCCAGCTTACCAGACAGCCTGGCCGCCGGGCGCGAGCGCTGTGCGCTCGCCCTGCCCGGCCATGCCGGTGCTCCCTGGCAACCCGACTGGACCAGGCTGCCCGATTGGGCCGATGCCTGTCTTGCGCAGGCGCCCGAGCAGGCGATCTGGCTTGGCTGGTCACTTGGCGGTCTGGTTGCGCTCCAGGCCGCACGCCAAGCATCCAAGCGGGTCAAGGCATTGATTCTAATTAGCAGCACGCCGCGTTTCACCCGGGCCGTTGACTGGCAAGTCGCCATGCCGGAGGAGACGCTGGCACAGTTTCACAGCACCCTGCTCGAGGATACGAACGCTACGCTTCAGCGCTTTCTCACTTTGCAGGTGCGCGGCAGCGATGAGGCGCCAAAATTGCTCAAGCAGCTCCGCCTGGCGCTCAAAACCGCGCCCGTCGCCCAGCCCGAGGCGCTGGGCATCGGGCTAGACTTGCTGCGAGATGAAGACCTCCGCGGCCCGCTGCCAGACATCCGCCAACCCACGCTCTGGTTGTTTGGCGAGCGCGACACCCTGGTGCCAGCCGCCGTGGCCAAGCGCATCACCATCCTGCATCCGCAGGCGCAGGTCGAGTGCCTGCAAGGCGCCGGGCATGCGCCCTTTCTGTCGCATGCCCAGGCCGTGAGTGAGCTGATCCATGGTTTTCTTTCCGAGGTGGTCAGTTGA
- a CDS encoding HIT family protein has product MSNTDSNAQAGGEECRFCVSKPGRELMLESEYGFAAYDRHPASPGHFLVIPFRHFASYFDINDQELVDLWGLVARGKEIVEAKFHPDGYNIGINVGHWAGQSIHHLHIHVIPRYQGDVENPKGGVRGVIPSKKLYNLAPD; this is encoded by the coding sequence ATGAGTAATACAGATTCAAACGCACAAGCCGGCGGTGAAGAATGCCGCTTTTGCGTCTCCAAGCCTGGCAGGGAATTGATGCTCGAGAGCGAGTATGGGTTTGCTGCCTATGATCGCCACCCGGCAAGCCCCGGGCATTTTCTGGTGATCCCGTTTCGGCATTTCGCGAGCTACTTCGACATCAACGACCAGGAGCTTGTTGATCTTTGGGGGCTGGTGGCGCGCGGCAAGGAGATTGTCGAGGCGAAATTCCATCCCGATGGCTACAACATCGGCATCAACGTCGGTCACTGGGCAGGTCAGTCCATTCACCACCTGCATATCCATGTGATCCCGCGCTACCAGGGCGACGTCGAGAATCCCAAAGGCGGCGTGCGCGGCGTGATTCCGAGCAAGAAGCTCTATAACCTTGCGCCGGATTAA
- the bioD gene encoding dethiobiotin synthase: MSRGLFITGTDTGAGKTLVAAGLLRALQAQGASALGMKPIASGCQQTREGLRNADALALLAASSQPLPYNRVNPIAYAPPIAPHLAAESSGQRIDPDRILSAYRWLGTQADWVVVEGVGGWHVPLSEQLMVRDLPALLGDPEPLPVVLAVGLRLGCINHALLTAAAIAADGCHLAAWVATQTDPEMLAVEANIAALRSRLSAPCLGCIPNLPNPTPEAVASHLDCAPLQAGSAPSQCG, encoded by the coding sequence ATGAGCAGAGGCCTTTTCATCACCGGCACAGACACCGGCGCGGGCAAGACCCTGGTCGCCGCTGGTCTGCTGCGCGCCCTGCAAGCCCAGGGCGCCAGCGCGCTTGGCATGAAGCCGATCGCCTCGGGCTGCCAACAGACCCGAGAGGGCCTGCGCAACGCCGATGCCCTCGCTCTGCTGGCCGCCAGCTCCCAGCCCCTGCCCTACAACCGGGTCAATCCCATCGCGTACGCGCCACCCATCGCGCCGCACCTTGCGGCGGAATCCAGCGGACAGCGGATCGATCCCGACCGCATCCTGTCCGCTTACCGCTGGCTCGGCACCCAGGCCGACTGGGTGGTGGTGGAAGGCGTCGGCGGCTGGCATGTCCCGCTCAGCGAACAGCTGATGGTGCGCGATCTGCCCGCGCTGCTTGGCGACCCCGAGCCCCTGCCCGTGGTGCTGGCGGTTGGTCTGCGGCTCGGTTGTATCAATCACGCTCTGCTAACCGCCGCCGCCATCGCTGCCGACGGCTGCCACCTGGCTGCTTGGGTCGCCACCCAGACCGACCCCGAGATGCTAGCCGTCGAAGCCAATATCGCCGCGCTAAGATCCCGCTTATCGGCTCCCTGCCTTGGATGCATCCCTAATCTGCCAAACCCCACACCCGAGGCCGTCGCGAGCCATTTGGATTGCGCTCCACTGCAAGCGGGATCGGCACCGAGCCAATGCGGGTAA
- a CDS encoding metallophosphoesterase family protein, whose translation MKICILSDSHDRGPMLATAIAEAKTRGAECVLHCGDLIGTNTLLASLKLDLPIHVIHGNNLGDPVSISRLACRSDGQLQYHGNDADLTLHGRRIFMTHYPHIGEAFACAGDYDLVCCGHSHEPAIRCLDTVKGGQTWLVNPGTVAGLGAPAATWIFADLDSMDFDLQELER comes from the coding sequence ATGAAAATCTGCATTCTTTCCGACAGCCATGATCGCGGGCCGATGCTGGCAACCGCGATCGCGGAGGCCAAGACGCGCGGTGCCGAGTGCGTGTTGCACTGCGGCGACTTGATCGGCACCAACACCCTGCTGGCATCGCTGAAGCTGGATCTGCCCATCCATGTCATTCACGGCAATAACCTTGGCGATCCGGTTTCTATCTCGCGCTTGGCATGCCGGTCGGACGGGCAACTTCAGTACCATGGCAATGACGCCGACCTGACGCTGCACGGTCGCCGCATCTTCATGACCCACTATCCCCACATCGGCGAGGCGTTCGCCTGCGCCGGAGATTACGACCTGGTCTGTTGCGGACACAGCCATGAGCCAGCAATCCGTTGCCTGGACACCGTCAAGGGTGGTCAGACATGGCTAGTCAATCCGGGCACCGTCGCCGGATTGGGTGCACCGGCAGCCACCTGGATTTTCGCCGATCTGGACAGCATGGACTTTGATCTGCAGGAGCTCGAGCGCTGA
- the cysC gene encoding adenylyl-sulfate kinase, whose product MSNDTNVTWHEHRVSREDRERLNGHRGCVIWFTGLSGSGKSTLANVLDHMLSKRGAHTAVLDGDNVRHALNAGTNMLRETHGDEFAERFGLGFTAIDREENIRRIGAVAQLFCEVGLIALTAFISPYRIDRNRVRKSMREEDFIEIFVDTPLSVCEERDPKGLYKKARAGEIKHFTGIDDPYEAPESPELVIHADGKRTPEALAEEVIDYLVRRAILPAAA is encoded by the coding sequence ATGAGCAACGACACTAATGTGACCTGGCACGAGCATCGTGTCTCCCGTGAGGATCGCGAGCGCCTGAACGGGCATCGCGGCTGTGTGATCTGGTTTACCGGTCTGAGCGGTTCCGGCAAGAGCACCCTGGCCAATGTGCTCGACCACATGCTAAGCAAGCGCGGCGCTCACACGGCCGTGCTTGATGGCGATAATGTTCGCCACGCCCTAAATGCCGGGACGAACATGCTGCGGGAGACCCACGGCGATGAATTCGCCGAGCGGTTCGGCCTTGGCTTCACGGCAATTGATCGCGAAGAGAACATCCGCCGCATTGGCGCGGTGGCGCAGCTGTTTTGCGAGGTCGGTCTGATTGCGCTAACGGCTTTCATCAGCCCCTATCGCATTGATCGGAACCGGGTCAGAAAGAGCATGCGCGAGGAGGATTTCATTGAGATCTTCGTCGATACGCCACTTTCAGTCTGCGAGGAGCGCGACCCCAAAGGGCTCTACAAGAAGGCGCGCGCTGGAGAAATCAAGCATTTCACCGGGATTGATGATCCCTACGAGGCCCCGGAGTCACCAGAGTTGGTCATTCACGCAGATGGCAAACGCACGCCCGAGGCCTTGGCGGAGGAAGTGATCGATTATCTGGTCCGTCGCGCCATTCTACCGGCGGCCGCATAA
- a CDS encoding aminotransferase class I/II-fold pyridoxal phosphate-dependent enzyme gives MTAAIPADPEPSHRARALGSQLAELADRQLYRRRRLCESPQAPLMEVEGRTLLTFCSNDYLGLAADARVIETFTRAAGEFGVGSGASHLINGHSRYHHQLEEALADFTQRPRALLFSTGYMANLGVISALAGRGEQILCDRLNHASLIDGARLSGARPRRYRHADPADLQRLLASARSDKATAMIISDGVFSMDGDLAPVPELARAAKQADAWLLIDDAHGLGVIGADGRGTLAEIEAQATSARDANDTNRKLVVGFGSGDGHGGLGGRTPPGSLEGGIHGVPRGRHPAQNEPKSQRGSVYTLGEQQVPILVGTLGKAFGTFGAFVAGSDALIETLIQRARSYIYTTALPPAVAAASLTSLELMQAEPWRRDHLGQLVRYFRQGAAELGLPLMPSITPIQPLLAGSSARALDWSRRLEARGLLVPAIRPPTVPQGHARLRISFSASHRIEDIDRLLEALAALPTTDHPSTDHPKQGAPAT, from the coding sequence ATGACTGCCGCAATCCCTGCCGACCCGGAGCCCTCCCATCGGGCTCGCGCGCTCGGCTCGCAACTTGCGGAACTCGCCGACCGCCAACTCTATCGGCGCCGACGGCTGTGCGAAAGCCCCCAGGCTCCGCTGATGGAGGTCGAGGGGCGCACTCTGCTGACCTTTTGCAGCAACGACTACCTCGGCCTGGCCGCCGATGCGCGGGTGATCGAAACCTTTACCCGCGCCGCTGGCGAGTTCGGCGTCGGCAGCGGCGCATCCCATCTGATCAATGGCCATAGCCGCTACCATCACCAGCTTGAGGAAGCCCTGGCCGACTTCACCCAAAGACCGCGGGCGCTGCTCTTTTCCACAGGCTATATGGCCAACCTTGGGGTGATCAGCGCACTGGCAGGGCGCGGCGAGCAGATTCTGTGCGACCGGCTCAATCATGCCTCGCTGATCGACGGCGCGCGCTTGAGTGGCGCGCGTCCACGCCGCTATCGCCATGCGGACCCGGCCGATCTCCAGCGCCTGCTAGCCAGCGCCCGGAGTGACAAAGCCACGGCCATGATAATAAGCGACGGCGTCTTTAGCATGGACGGCGACCTGGCGCCCGTGCCCGAGCTGGCCCGAGCGGCAAAACAGGCAGATGCCTGGCTGCTGATCGATGACGCCCATGGTCTGGGTGTGATCGGAGCGGATGGGCGCGGCACCCTGGCAGAAATCGAGGCGCAGGCCACATCCGCGCGGGATGCGAACGATACCAATCGCAAACTGGTTGTCGGTTTTGGGTCGGGTGACGGCCACGGGGGTCTCGGCGGCAGGACGCCGCCGGGAAGCCTAGAGGGAGGTATTCACGGCGTCCCCCGTGGCCGTCACCCGGCCCAGAACGAGCCGAAATCTCAAAGGGGTTCGGTATATACGCTTGGCGAGCAGCAAGTCCCCATTCTGGTTGGCACCCTGGGCAAAGCCTTCGGCACCTTCGGGGCCTTTGTCGCCGGCAGCGACGCACTGATTGAAACCCTGATTCAGCGCGCGCGCAGCTACATCTACACCACCGCCCTGCCGCCTGCGGTCGCGGCAGCCAGCTTAACATCACTTGAGCTGATGCAGGCCGAGCCCTGGCGTCGGGACCATCTCGGCCAACTGGTGCGTTACTTCCGTCAGGGCGCTGCCGAGCTTGGCCTGCCGCTGATGCCTTCGATCACGCCCATTCAGCCGCTGTTGGCAGGTTCCTCCGCGCGCGCGCTCGACTGGAGCCGCCGGCTTGAGGCGCGGGGGTTGCTGGTGCCCGCCATTCGACCGCCGACCGTCCCGCAAGGCCACGCCCGGCTGCGCATCAGTTTCTCGGCCAGCCACCGGATTGAGGATATCGACCGGCTACTTGAAGCACTGGCAGCACTACCGACAACCGATCACCCAAGCACTGATCACCCCAAGCAGGGAGCACCAGCCACATGA
- the recD2 gene encoding SF1B family DNA helicase RecD2 has product MVDRSDTVALTGTVESIGFHNPESGFCVLRVRTRDDWEPAAVVGQALRVNVGEWVEARGRWVTDKRHGRQFKADELRLKPPGTRAGILRYLSSGLVEGIGPHLAKTLVRAFGEQVFEVIEQQPERLLELPGIGRKRQQRVLRAWREQHGVRDIVVFLQSHGVGTARAVRIYKTYGDQAIERVRENPYRLALDISGIGFQTADQLANRLGIARDAPVRIQAGVRHLLWQGAAAGHCADWRDELTARASAWLGASAVAVDAALANELEAERLIKETVAGRELLFLTHLHRAELGVARHIRRLREGRLPWGILGGTLDVDQAWPWVEQRAGLILATSQRAAIAAVLDNKVSIITGGPGVGKTTVVNALLLMLRAKRISIRLCAPTGRAAKRLAETTGQEAKTIHRLLEYDPRRQGFKHDAREPLDTDLVVCDEASMVDVSLMHKLVQALPDHAALLLVGDVDQLPSVGPGAVLADLIASGAVTTVRLREIFRQGQSSRIVLNAHWVNAGQLPEVPEPQPPDGDFFLIRCEKPPQIGERLLRTVTERIPQRFGLDPLQDIQVLTPMNRGDLGTRALNASLQRALNGAAEPRVERFGWVFAPGDKVIQTVNNYDKEVFNGDIGRILSIDTDARDLRVAFDGRVLIYEFGELDELALAYAISVHKAQGSEYPAVVIPLSNQHFMMLRRNLLYTGMTRGKRLVVLIAQPQALSMAAEQTGEARLTRLAARLTSKVPDVPEDQFVQFSPTAQQSNPTGESGECVS; this is encoded by the coding sequence ATGGTCGATCGGTCTGACACGGTTGCGCTGACCGGCACCGTCGAGAGCATTGGATTTCACAATCCCGAATCGGGCTTTTGCGTGCTGCGGGTACGCACGCGCGATGATTGGGAGCCGGCGGCGGTGGTGGGGCAGGCGTTGCGGGTGAATGTCGGCGAGTGGGTCGAGGCGCGCGGGCGCTGGGTAACGGACAAGCGCCATGGCCGGCAGTTCAAAGCCGACGAGCTGCGGCTGAAGCCGCCCGGCACGCGCGCGGGCATTTTGCGCTATCTGAGTTCCGGGTTGGTCGAAGGGATCGGACCACACCTGGCCAAGACCCTGGTGCGGGCTTTCGGCGAGCAGGTGTTCGAGGTGATCGAGCAGCAGCCGGAGCGCCTGCTTGAGCTGCCGGGTATCGGGCGCAAGCGCCAGCAGCGGGTGCTCAGGGCCTGGCGCGAGCAGCATGGGGTGCGCGACATTGTGGTCTTCTTGCAATCCCATGGCGTTGGCACGGCGCGCGCGGTGCGCATTTACAAGACCTATGGCGATCAGGCAATTGAACGGGTGCGAGAGAATCCCTATCGCCTCGCGCTCGACATCAGCGGCATTGGCTTTCAGACCGCCGATCAGCTCGCCAATCGTTTAGGAATCGCGCGCGATGCGCCGGTGCGCATTCAGGCCGGGGTGCGGCATCTGTTGTGGCAGGGCGCCGCAGCCGGTCATTGTGCCGACTGGCGCGATGAATTGACCGCTCGCGCATCGGCCTGGCTGGGGGCCAGTGCGGTGGCTGTCGATGCGGCACTCGCTAACGAGCTGGAGGCCGAGCGCCTGATCAAGGAGACGGTTGCTGGGCGCGAGCTTTTGTTCCTGACCCATCTGCACCGCGCCGAGCTGGGCGTGGCCCGCCATATCCGGCGCCTGCGCGAGGGGCGCCTGCCTTGGGGGATTCTGGGGGGAACCCTGGATGTCGATCAAGCCTGGCCCTGGGTGGAGCAGCGCGCGGGGCTCATACTGGCGACCTCACAGCGCGCGGCCATTGCTGCGGTGCTTGACAACAAGGTCAGTATCATCACTGGAGGCCCTGGTGTCGGCAAGACCACAGTGGTCAATGCGCTGCTGCTGATGCTGCGCGCCAAGCGCATCAGCATTCGCCTGTGCGCGCCGACCGGCCGCGCAGCCAAGCGCCTGGCCGAGACGACCGGGCAGGAAGCCAAGACCATTCATCGCTTGTTGGAGTACGATCCGCGGCGTCAGGGCTTCAAGCACGACGCGCGCGAGCCGTTGGATACCGACCTGGTCGTCTGCGATGAGGCCTCCATGGTGGATGTGAGTCTGATGCACAAGCTGGTGCAGGCGCTGCCTGATCATGCCGCGCTCTTGCTGGTGGGCGATGTCGATCAGCTCCCGTCAGTCGGCCCGGGTGCCGTGCTGGCCGATCTGATCGCCTCGGGCGCCGTCACCACGGTGCGCCTGCGCGAGATTTTTCGTCAGGGCCAAAGCTCGCGCATTGTGCTGAATGCGCATTGGGTGAACGCGGGACAGCTGCCCGAGGTGCCCGAGCCCCAGCCGCCGGACGGAGATTTCTTTCTGATCCGTTGCGAAAAGCCTCCGCAGATCGGCGAGCGACTGCTACGCACCGTGACCGAGCGCATCCCGCAGCGCTTCGGGCTCGATCCGCTGCAAGACATTCAGGTGCTCACGCCGATGAATCGCGGCGATCTTGGCACCCGCGCGCTCAATGCCAGCCTGCAACGGGCGCTGAACGGCGCTGCCGAGCCGCGCGTCGAGCGCTTCGGCTGGGTCTTTGCTCCGGGGGACAAGGTGATACAGACGGTCAATAACTATGATAAAGAGGTGTTCAACGGCGATATCGGCCGGATTCTCAGCATCGACACCGACGCACGCGATCTGCGCGTGGCTTTTGACGGCCGGGTGCTGATCTACGAATTCGGCGAACTCGACGAACTGGCGCTGGCCTATGCCATCAGCGTCCATAAAGCGCAAGGCTCGGAGTATCCCGCCGTGGTCATCCCGCTATCGAACCAGCATTTCATGATGCTACGGCGCAACCTGCTCTACACCGGCATGACGCGTGGCAAGCGCCTAGTGGTTCTGATCGCCCAGCCACAGGCGCTGAGCATGGCCGCTGAGCAGACCGGGGAGGCGCGCTTGACGCGCCTTGCCGCGCGCCTCACTTCTAAAGTCCCGGATGTCCCAGAAGACCAATTTGTGCAATTTTCACCCACTGCCCAGCAAAGCAACCCAACTGGCGAATCGGGAGAATGCGTATCGTGA
- a CDS encoding FKBP-type peptidyl-prolyl cis-trans isomerase: MKQTIQHNKFVELTYRVVDQQTGATLITVEFPIGYVHGSNQVLDSRVMTELEGKGPGDTISVPIDCTDLYGTRDESLVVTDRIENVPEEYREIGTRIMMENDKGEAKSFLVTRMDEETLTIDGNHPLCEREVIFELEVLSVRDATDEEVLAGGRLERGPDLGGLETKPI; encoded by the coding sequence ATGAAACAGACCATCCAGCACAACAAGTTTGTCGAGCTGACCTACCGGGTGGTGGATCAACAGACCGGCGCGACTCTGATTACCGTCGAATTCCCGATCGGCTATGTGCATGGCAGCAATCAAGTGCTGGATTCGCGCGTGATGACGGAACTGGAGGGAAAGGGGCCGGGCGATACCATCTCGGTGCCCATTGATTGCACGGACCTCTATGGCACCCGAGATGAGTCCCTAGTCGTGACCGACCGGATCGAGAATGTTCCCGAGGAGTATCGGGAAATCGGCACCCGCATTATGATGGAAAACGACAAGGGCGAAGCCAAGAGCTTTCTTGTCACGCGCATGGATGAAGAGACCCTGACCATCGACGGCAACCATCCGCTTTGCGAGCGGGAAGTGATTTTTGAGCTGGAAGTCCTGAGCGTGCGCGATGCCACCGACGAAGAGGTCCTTGCTGGAGGCAGGCTCGAACGCGGACCGGACCTCGGTGGGCTCGAAACCAAGCCGATCTGA
- the bioC gene encoding malonyl-ACP O-methyltransferase BioC, which produces MSTGAIDKSAARRSFERAASSYDAAALLQREVGARLLERLDYVRLQPATVLDLGCGTGLALNDLCRRYRNARVIGLDFATGMLTRARRCGHWRNRPRALCADIDRLPLADNSVDLVFSNATLQWSNDLSACFSELYRVLRPKGLLMFTTFGPDTLIELRRAWAEADGGEHVVPFMDMHDIGDMLVRTRFADPVMDCERLTLTYSEVTDLMADMKSLGTQNRLHSRQRGLTGRERLRRMTAAYERQRQDGRLPSTWEVIYGQAWMAAEKVPAQQLTDQGVAIPVSAIGRRPMSG; this is translated from the coding sequence ATGTCAACCGGCGCCATCGATAAGAGCGCCGCGCGCCGCTCCTTTGAACGCGCGGCAAGCAGCTATGACGCCGCCGCCCTGTTACAGCGAGAAGTCGGCGCGCGTCTGCTCGAGCGCCTGGACTATGTGCGTCTACAACCCGCCACTGTGTTGGATCTCGGCTGCGGCACCGGCCTGGCACTCAATGACTTGTGCCGACGCTATCGCAACGCCCGCGTCATCGGCCTGGATTTTGCCACCGGCATGCTCACGCGCGCCCGACGCTGCGGCCACTGGCGCAACCGCCCGCGCGCCCTGTGCGCCGACATCGACCGGCTGCCGTTGGCGGACAACTCCGTCGATTTGGTGTTCTCCAACGCGACCCTGCAATGGTCGAACGACCTCAGCGCCTGCTTCAGCGAGCTTTACCGCGTCCTGCGGCCAAAGGGGCTGCTGATGTTCACCACCTTCGGCCCGGACACCCTGATCGAACTGCGCCGCGCCTGGGCCGAGGCCGACGGCGGCGAGCATGTCGTCCCTTTCATGGACATGCACGACATCGGCGACATGCTAGTGCGCACGCGCTTTGCCGACCCCGTGATGGACTGCGAACGTCTGACCCTGACCTATTCAGAGGTCACCGACCTGATGGCCGACATGAAATCTCTCGGCACCCAAAACCGCTTACACAGCCGCCAGCGCGGACTGACCGGCCGCGAGCGACTGCGCCGCATGACCGCCGCCTACGAGCGGCAACGCCAGGATGGTCGCCTACCCTCGACCTGGGAGGTGATCTACGGACAGGCATGGATGGCAGCAGAGAAAGTGCCCGCGCAGCAGCTGACCGACCAGGGCGTCGCCATCCCAGTCAGCGCCATTGGGCGCCGCCCCATGTCTGGATAA
- a CDS encoding tellurite resistance TerB family protein, translating to MANFADLLGSVIQNNLGPSGQQRMGNALQDLQSSFGQLSGGGAAGASQGGMLGSLLGAAKNSLAGASNNPLQAGGVGAVLGSLFGGGGDSVKGALSGGALAMIAGVAYKALMNANQGGDAQAPFSGGNLPLGLQPPQTAAEEQVVEQKTQLIIKGMMNIAKSDGEVSGDEIQRILGKAQQSGVGSDEQAWLMTELSKPLNLDAFVAEIPNQEVAAEVYAASLLAVEVDTDEERDYLRQFAEKTGLHSSVVQTIHQTLGIAAL from the coding sequence ATGGCGAATTTTGCTGATCTGTTAGGATCTGTCATTCAAAACAACCTTGGCCCATCGGGCCAGCAACGCATGGGCAATGCGCTGCAGGACTTGCAATCCAGCTTTGGGCAGCTGAGTGGAGGTGGCGCGGCGGGTGCGAGTCAGGGTGGAATGCTCGGCAGCCTTCTTGGCGCAGCCAAGAATTCGCTGGCGGGGGCCTCGAATAATCCGCTTCAGGCCGGCGGTGTTGGTGCCGTGCTGGGGTCTTTGTTTGGAGGCGGCGGGGATTCTGTCAAAGGCGCTTTGTCGGGCGGGGCGCTGGCGATGATCGCAGGCGTTGCCTACAAGGCCCTGATGAATGCCAATCAGGGCGGTGATGCGCAAGCGCCTTTCAGCGGTGGCAATCTGCCTCTGGGTTTGCAGCCGCCGCAAACTGCTGCCGAGGAGCAGGTGGTTGAACAAAAAACCCAGTTGATCATCAAGGGCATGATGAATATCGCCAAATCGGACGGGGAGGTGAGCGGCGACGAGATCCAGCGCATTCTTGGTAAGGCTCAGCAATCGGGCGTGGGCTCGGATGAGCAGGCATGGCTGATGACGGAGCTGAGCAAACCGCTCAATCTGGACGCCTTCGTGGCGGAGATCCCGAATCAGGAGGTTGCCGCCGAGGTCTATGCTGCCTCCTTGCTTGCGGTCGAGGTCGATACCGATGAGGAGCGCGACTATCTGCGCCAGTTTGCCGAAAAGACCGGCCTGCATTCAAGCGTGGTGCAGACGATCCACCAGACTTTGGGGATTGCTGCCCTTTGA
- the queA gene encoding tRNA preQ1(34) S-adenosylmethionine ribosyltransferase-isomerase QueA: MQRSDFHFDLPPELIAQRPLPERGASRLLALDGQTGALRDLHFGDLPSLLRAGDLLVFNNTRVIPARLYGQKETGGKVEVLIERLTGVRDAIAQVRASKPPRPGTRIRLADGQTLIVSARQDSFYQLQAEQEDLTTLLARHGHVPLPPYIERADDTSDLERYQTVYASRAGAVAAPTAGLHFDDGMLKQLEAMGVDFAELTLHVGAGTFQPVRVDNLDEHQMHAEWLEVSSEVVDAITRTKAKGGRVVAVGTTSVRSLETAAADGQLKPFCGDSRLFIRPGYRFRVIDAMVTNFHLPESTLLMLVSAFAGYRNILAAYRHAVAERYRFFSYGDAMFLTPTER, encoded by the coding sequence CTGCAGCGCTCCGACTTTCATTTCGACCTCCCGCCCGAGCTGATCGCCCAGCGCCCGCTGCCGGAGCGCGGTGCCAGCCGTCTGCTGGCGCTCGATGGCCAGACGGGCGCGCTGCGCGACCTGCACTTTGGCGATCTCCCGAGCCTGCTGCGTGCCGGCGATCTGCTGGTGTTCAACAACACTCGCGTCATCCCGGCGCGGCTTTATGGGCAAAAGGAAACCGGCGGCAAGGTCGAGGTGCTAATCGAGCGCCTGACCGGCGTGCGCGACGCCATCGCGCAGGTGCGCGCTAGCAAACCACCACGGCCCGGCACGCGCATCCGGCTCGCCGATGGCCAGACCCTGATTGTGAGCGCCCGCCAGGACAGCTTCTACCAGCTTCAAGCCGAGCAGGAAGACCTCACCACGCTGCTCGCACGCCACGGCCATGTGCCGCTGCCGCCCTATATCGAGCGCGCGGACGACACCAGCGACCTCGAACGCTATCAGACGGTCTACGCAAGTCGCGCCGGTGCCGTGGCGGCGCCAACCGCCGGGCTGCATTTCGATGACGGGATGCTAAAGCAGCTTGAGGCCATGGGCGTCGACTTTGCCGAGCTAACGTTGCACGTCGGCGCCGGCACCTTCCAGCCGGTGCGGGTGGACAATCTCGACGAACATCAAATGCACGCCGAATGGCTTGAGGTCAGCAGCGAAGTGGTCGACGCGATTACCCGCACCAAAGCCAAAGGCGGACGGGTAGTTGCGGTCGGCACCACCAGCGTGCGCAGCCTGGAAACTGCTGCCGCCGATGGCCAGCTCAAGCCTTTCTGCGGCGACAGCAGGCTGTTCATCCGCCCCGGCTATCGCTTTCGCGTCATCGATGCCATGGTGACCAACTTTCACCTGCCCGAGTCCACGCTGCTGATGCTGGTGTCCGCCTTTGCCGGATACCGGAATATCCTGGCCGCCTACCGGCACGCCGTCGCTGAGAGGTATCGCTTTTTCAGCTATGGGGATGCGATGTTTCTGACACCGACAGAAAGATAG